TTCTCGATGATTTTAGTTAAAGATCAAAGATAGGTACGGGAATATCCGAGAATACTGCTCTGTGGTAAATGGGATTTATTTGGGGCGAATGGGACGAGTCGGACAGCAATCAGACGAAAAAACTATTTCTGCTGATGCCCCTGGATACAGGGATTCGGTCGTCGCACATACTAAAATGGATGCTATAAGCTCTGGCATTACCGGTGATTTTGGAAATCTTTTGTCTGTTTACCATATACGACCGATGACATCTTTTCATGTCTGGGAATTCAGATAGTTGAGTTTCAATGTTCTTCATGGTCGTTCGAACAAGTCTGGTCGCTATCTTCTCATTTTCAAGGTAATGAACATGGACGTAATTGTCACTGGCCTGGACAAATATCAATTCTTCCACTTCAAGCTCCATAGCGTCACTTTCAGAGTCACCAATGATCAGCTTCTTTTGCTTTGTTTCAAATTGATGTGCCAGGATCCCTGATTCAATTTGCTGTGTGATCTTCGAGGCATTTTTCTGATGTCTGTCATTGAGATATAATTCGTTTATAAAGACCATGATAGTG
The genomic region above belongs to Candidatus Neomarinimicrobiota bacterium and contains:
- a CDS encoding LytTR family transcriptional regulator, coding for MGTHRLKWINRPYPLVSRFRDQLLISISFGLFIFLFLRFFQPFGLGNMDVNKSLYVLGFGLITTLVMLANYTLTPRIIPGFFDADRWTVGKDILYGLWIIISIALFNYVYHGKVGGQSFEPSAILSFIIITASVGAFPLTIMVFINELYLNDRHQKNASKITQQIESGILAHQFETKQKKLIIGDSESDAMELEVEELIFVQASDNYVHVHYLENEKIATRLVRTTMKNIETQLSEFPDMKRCHRSYMVNRQKISKITGNARAYSIHFSMCDDRIPVSRGISRNSFFV